A genomic segment from Aegilops tauschii subsp. strangulata cultivar AL8/78 chromosome 1, Aet v6.0, whole genome shotgun sequence encodes:
- the LOC109749761 gene encoding transcription factor JUNGBRUNNEN 1-like, producing MEMGKLISEEKVVLGGAGDEEEEDDVLLPGYRFHPTDEELVTFYLRRKVAGKPLSIEVIREMDIYKHDPWDLPSKFFFRPIYSAASGGSGSASGVLIGLKKSLVYYLGKFGKGTKTDWMMHEFRIPPSAAAAANASQSTQEAEVWTICRIFRRTITYRKQQTWRTAPKPSAADQSSNTGSFESSEVGHEYMNCLQAPAPTAPCIPQQQHQQYVSQMDAVNSNNFFYEDTMHNQQFQGQWNAAPAAPEPEEKRQNTPSTAVSFHQTDHSHAVAEIDFYEVEGYLEEIARMMEVTDTAGFYD from the exons ATGGAGATGGGGAAGTTGATCAGCGAAGAGAAGGTGGTGCTTGGCGGCGCTGgagacgaggaggaagaggacgacgTGCTGCTGCCGGGATACCGGTTCCACCCCACCGACGAGGAACTCGTCACCTTCTACCTCCGACGGAAGGTGGCTGGGAAGCCGCTCAGCATCGAGGTCATACGGGAGATGGACATCTACAAACACGACCCATGGGATCTCCCCAGTAAGTTCTTCTTC CGGCCGATCTACTCTGCTGCCAGCGGCGGCTCGGGCTCGGCCTCCGGCGTATTGATTGGGCTGAAGAAATCGCTCGTCTACTACCTTGGGAAATTCGGCAAGGGCACCAAGACCGACTGGATGATGCACGAGTTCCGCATCCCGCCCTCTGCCGCCGCGGCTGCTAACGCCTCCCAAAGCACGCAGGAAGCC GAGGTGTGGACCATCTGTCGGATCTTCAGGAGGACCATCACCTACCGGAAGCAGCAGACGTGGAGGACGGCGCCCAAGCCATCCGCTGCCGACCAGAGCTCCAACACGGGGAGCTTCGAGTCCTCGGAGGTCGGCCACGAGTACATGAACTGCCTGCAGGCTCCGGCACCCACCGCCCCGTGCATCCCCCAGCAGCAGCACCAGCAGTACGTCAGCCAGATGGACGCAGTAAACAGCAACAACTTCTTCTACGAGGACACCATGCACAACCAGCAGTTCCAGGGGCAATGGAATGCCGCACCCGCcgcgccggagccggaggagaaGCGACAGAATACACCGTCGACGGCCGTCTCCTTCCACCAGACTGACCATAGCCACGCCGTTGCAGAGATTGATTTTTACGAGGTCGAGGGGTATTTGGAGGAGATCGCGAGGATGATGGAGGTCACCGATACGGCAGGGTTTTACGACTGA